A DNA window from Microcystis aeruginosa NIES-843 contains the following coding sequences:
- the pheT gene encoding phenylalanine--tRNA ligase subunit beta, which produces MRISINWLRELVKIAQSPQELAELLTIAGIEVEEIEDRREWAKGVVIGKIIDRQPHPNADKLSVCQVDIGQENPSTIVCGAPNARADILVPVATLGTYLAKINLTIKPAKLRGVKSEGMICSLAELGLTKDSEGIHIFSQENLPLGTDVRPLLGLDEVILDISPTANRADALSMIGVAREVAALTGGELSLPKVKLREFSPKKDLTLEISENKACPAYIGTVIEGVKIGPSPLWLQQRLQAAGLRSINNVVDITNYVLLEWGQPLHAFDRDRLQSFAGGKSVTIGVRFAEEGEKIITLDGQERSLKELNLLITANNKPVALAGVMGGQDTEVNEETVNLVLESALFDPIAIRRSSKAQGLRSESSGRYERGVNPAALEYACQRAIDLILELAGGTVSSQVKADYRAERSRGSIELRLERLQQLLGQVTLDDGAIGEILAEDVERILGNLGCELQLTSKNPVLWTVTVPDYRYRDLEREIDLIEEVARLYGYDRFVDTLPAKTAAGGLSFEETIQRRLREAFRAVGLTELVQYSLVKPELAEVVLANPLFVEYSALRTNLLDGLIEAFEYNQSQGNGSLNGFEIGRVFRLESDNINEYDAIAGIFGGDFFPAGRWLRSGKEVAMTWYEAKGILEAVFDRLSLTVSYEKDAEDARFHPGRTASLWIGKQRLGIFGQLHPQLRQQKGLIEAVYAFEIQFPILLATLSDSAKITPRLQVYSTYPGAARDIAFFVSTDIPVDRLTKTIKNAGGNLLEKVELFDRYQGQNVPENHCSLAFSLVYRASDRTLTDEDVEPLMTKVREALVKQFQVSLRS; this is translated from the coding sequence ATGCGGATTTCGATCAACTGGTTACGAGAATTAGTCAAAATTGCCCAATCTCCCCAAGAATTAGCCGAATTATTGACAATTGCGGGAATAGAAGTGGAAGAGATCGAGGATCGCCGAGAATGGGCAAAGGGTGTGGTTATTGGTAAAATTATCGATCGCCAACCCCATCCCAATGCGGATAAATTAAGTGTCTGTCAGGTGGATATCGGTCAGGAAAACCCTAGTACAATTGTCTGTGGTGCGCCCAATGCTAGGGCTGATATTCTAGTTCCTGTGGCTACTTTGGGAACTTATTTAGCCAAAATCAATTTAACGATTAAACCGGCTAAATTGCGCGGGGTAAAATCGGAAGGGATGATCTGTTCCCTCGCAGAATTAGGATTAACTAAAGATTCTGAAGGAATCCACATTTTTAGCCAGGAAAATCTCCCTTTAGGTACAGATGTTCGTCCCCTTTTAGGACTCGATGAGGTGATTTTAGATATTTCTCCCACCGCTAACCGTGCCGATGCTTTGAGTATGATCGGAGTTGCGCGAGAAGTAGCGGCTTTGACAGGAGGAGAATTAAGCCTACCAAAAGTCAAATTACGGGAATTTTCCCCTAAAAAAGATTTAACGCTGGAAATATCAGAAAATAAAGCCTGTCCTGCCTATATTGGTACGGTGATCGAGGGGGTAAAAATTGGCCCATCTCCGCTATGGTTGCAACAGCGTTTACAGGCTGCCGGATTGCGATCGATCAATAATGTGGTCGATATTACTAATTATGTCCTCTTGGAGTGGGGACAACCCTTACACGCTTTCGATCGCGATCGTTTACAAAGTTTTGCCGGAGGTAAATCCGTTACTATTGGAGTCCGTTTTGCCGAGGAAGGGGAAAAAATCATTACCCTTGATGGTCAGGAAAGAAGCTTAAAAGAGCTTAATTTATTAATTACTGCCAATAATAAGCCGGTAGCTTTAGCGGGAGTGATGGGAGGTCAAGATACAGAAGTTAACGAGGAAACCGTTAATCTTGTGCTAGAGTCGGCTTTATTCGATCCGATCGCTATCCGTCGTTCCTCAAAAGCGCAGGGTTTACGCAGCGAATCTTCTGGACGCTATGAACGCGGTGTTAATCCCGCCGCTTTGGAATATGCTTGTCAAAGGGCGATCGATTTGATTCTAGAGTTAGCTGGGGGAACTGTCAGCAGTCAGGTTAAAGCTGATTATCGTGCCGAACGGTCCAGGGGTTCGATCGAATTGCGTTTAGAACGTTTACAGCAGCTACTGGGTCAAGTTACCCTAGATGATGGTGCGATCGGTGAAATTCTCGCCGAAGATGTGGAACGGATTTTAGGCAATTTAGGCTGTGAATTGCAGTTAACCTCAAAAAATCCTGTTCTGTGGACTGTGACAGTCCCAGACTACCGTTATCGGGATTTAGAACGGGAAATTGACTTAATTGAAGAAGTAGCGCGACTGTACGGATATGATCGCTTTGTCGATACTTTGCCGGCAAAAACCGCAGCCGGAGGATTATCCTTTGAGGAAACTATACAGCGTCGGCTGCGGGAAGCTTTTCGAGCAGTCGGTTTGACGGAATTAGTCCAGTATTCCCTAGTTAAACCGGAATTAGCGGAAGTTGTCCTCGCTAATCCCCTTTTTGTCGAGTATTCTGCTTTGCGGACTAATCTCCTCGACGGTTTAATCGAAGCGTTTGAGTATAATCAGTCTCAGGGGAACGGTTCCTTAAATGGCTTCGAGATCGGGCGAGTTTTCCGCCTAGAATCGGATAATATCAACGAATACGATGCAATTGCTGGTATTTTTGGCGGTGATTTCTTCCCGGCCGGACGTTGGCTGCGATCGGGTAAAGAGGTGGCCATGACTTGGTATGAAGCAAAAGGGATTTTAGAAGCAGTATTCGATCGCCTTTCGCTGACAGTAAGCTACGAAAAAGATGCCGAAGATGCGCGTTTTCATCCCGGACGAACAGCATCTTTATGGATTGGCAAACAACGCCTAGGTATATTCGGTCAACTACACCCGCAATTGCGTCAGCAAAAGGGATTAATTGAGGCAGTTTATGCCTTTGAAATCCAGTTCCCGATCCTGTTAGCAACTCTTAGCGATAGTGCCAAAATTACCCCGCGTTTACAGGTCTATTCTACCTATCCGGGGGCAGCACGAGATATCGCCTTCTTTGTTTCCACAGATATACCCGTAGATAGATTGACAAAAACTATCAAAAATGCTGGGGGCAATCTCTTAGAAAAAGTCGAATTATTCGATCGCTATCAGGGGCAGAATGTGCCAGAAAATCATTGTAGTTTGGCCTTTAGTTTAGTCTATCGTGCCAGCGATCGAACTTTAACCGATGAAGATGTGGAACCCTTAATGACAAAAGTGCGAGAAGCTTTAGTTAAACAGTTCCAAGTTTCTTTAAGAAGTTAA
- a CDS encoding DNA-methyltransferase yields the protein MNISKRWQLLHGDCRELLTLLEESSISCVITDPPYNYEFIGRNWDHDEIQRRRERIQNSSTLVKNIPYGSGLAGGVRNERWYQRNRENVVNYIEWATDWSKELMRVCKSGAVVAVFSSTRTLAHIQIALENAGFYARDVLVYRRHSGIPKGLNIEKKLDKIGDTNAQQWQGWHTCLRNEWEAIVIVQKPLKNNYIETLQMTGLGPFKAILSDGSFQSNILEGFSKGRDENFDEHCTIKPLSLIRKLLELFLPQDNSHIVLDPFAGTGTTLIAALELGYQTIGIEIEAQYINIIQQRLGEYFGKIGQEFEVFD from the coding sequence ATGAATATCTCAAAAAGATGGCAACTTCTGCACGGTGATTGTAGAGAACTTCTCACTTTACTAGAAGAATCTAGTATATCTTGTGTGATCACAGATCCACCCTATAATTATGAGTTCATTGGCAGAAATTGGGATCATGATGAAATCCAAAGACGCAGAGAACGCATTCAAAACAGTTCCACACTGGTAAAAAATATTCCCTATGGAAGTGGGTTAGCTGGTGGGGTTCGCAATGAGCGTTGGTATCAACGCAATCGCGAAAATGTGGTCAATTATATTGAATGGGCAACAGATTGGTCAAAGGAACTAATGCGTGTTTGTAAAAGCGGGGCTGTTGTCGCTGTTTTTAGTAGCACAAGAACACTAGCTCATATTCAGATTGCTCTTGAAAATGCCGGTTTTTATGCTAGAGATGTGCTGGTTTATAGACGACATTCAGGCATTCCCAAAGGATTAAATATTGAGAAAAAACTTGACAAAATTGGTGACACTAATGCTCAACAATGGCAAGGTTGGCATACTTGCTTGAGAAATGAATGGGAAGCTATAGTTATTGTGCAGAAGCCTCTAAAAAACAATTATATTGAAACTCTACAAATGACTGGATTAGGTCCCTTTAAAGCTATACTAAGTGACGGCTCTTTTCAATCCAATATTTTAGAGGGCTTTTCTAAAGGACGGGATGAAAATTTTGATGAGCATTGTACGATTAAACCTTTATCATTGATTAGAAAACTGCTCGAGTTATTTCTACCACAGGATAACAGTCATATAGTTCTCGATCCTTTTGCTGGAACGGGTACAACTTTAATTGCCGCTCTAGAATTAGGTTATCAGACTATTGGTATTGAAATTGAAGCTCAGTATATTAATATCATTCAACAACGTTTGGGGGAATATTTTGGCAAGATCGGACAAGAATTTGAGGTATTTGATTAG
- a CDS encoding 2OG-Fe(II) oxygenase: MPYYSQYPDAFTPSYLSELQGQILACPHFTVNNLNRDFVKTKGFSIAFRRTQISEVERMFPYFKPYLDRSLQADCNAFYLNPLLLQTGSRVDPHIDRSLRSYCKTIDPPLLVSVLYVQVPKDIQGGELVLATGNRSVAQIRPCANTLILFQGDLTHSVNPVSCSGIRLSLVCEQYRLDAEELREIPEMQIESRTIKPEKKKKKDRVVALQ, translated from the coding sequence GTGCCTTACTATTCCCAATATCCCGACGCTTTTACTCCCAGTTATCTGAGCGAACTACAAGGACAGATTCTCGCTTGTCCCCACTTCACAGTTAACAATTTAAATCGAGATTTCGTTAAAACCAAAGGCTTTTCCATCGCTTTTCGACGCACACAAATCAGCGAAGTTGAACGAATGTTTCCCTATTTTAAACCCTATCTTGATCGCAGTTTACAAGCTGACTGCAACGCTTTTTATCTTAACCCCTTACTCCTACAAACCGGTTCACGAGTCGATCCCCATATCGATCGCTCCCTGCGCTCCTATTGTAAAACTATCGATCCCCCGCTCCTAGTTAGCGTCCTTTATGTGCAGGTTCCTAAAGATATTCAAGGGGGGGAACTGGTACTAGCAACAGGCAATCGTTCCGTGGCCCAGATTCGTCCTTGTGCTAACACCTTGATCCTATTTCAAGGAGATCTTACCCATTCAGTTAATCCCGTTAGCTGTTCTGGTATTCGTCTGAGTCTTGTCTGCGAACAATATCGTTTAGATGCCGAAGAATTGCGAGAGATTCCCGAAATGCAGATAGAATCGCGAACCATAAAACCAGAAAAGAAAAAAAAGAAAGATCGGGTCGTTGCCCTACAATAA
- a CDS encoding ABC transporter ATP-binding protein, giving the protein MVMREPIVELRGVTKAFGKKVILNNVDLKVYEGEAIGVIGPSGTGKSTILRLVAGLLAPDRGEVYIYGTKRQRTVEQGEDPLGVGLVFQQSALFDSLTVGENVGFALYRHSKLKRAEIRDLVEEKLDLVGMSGSYDLYPSEISGGMRKRVSLARAIISDPSIAADRPNILLYDEPTAGLDPVASTRIQTVIMELLKVKKACGAHLIVTHVHSTIENTTDRIVFLYKGQFQWVGPTQEAYHSEIPVLKQFFTGSIDGPIQ; this is encoded by the coding sequence ATGGTGATGCGCGAACCGATCGTCGAATTAAGGGGAGTGACCAAAGCTTTCGGCAAGAAAGTAATCTTAAATAACGTCGATCTGAAAGTGTACGAAGGGGAAGCGATCGGCGTGATCGGTCCATCTGGGACGGGAAAATCGACGATTTTACGGTTAGTCGCTGGATTACTGGCCCCCGATCGAGGAGAAGTGTACATCTACGGCACAAAACGCCAGAGAACCGTAGAACAAGGGGAAGATCCCCTCGGTGTTGGTCTAGTTTTCCAGCAATCGGCCCTTTTTGACTCCCTCACCGTCGGGGAAAATGTCGGTTTTGCTCTCTATCGCCACTCAAAGCTAAAACGAGCCGAAATTCGCGATTTAGTGGAAGAAAAACTCGATTTAGTGGGTATGTCCGGTTCCTACGACCTCTATCCCTCTGAAATATCCGGAGGGATGCGAAAACGCGTCAGTTTAGCCAGAGCAATTATCAGCGATCCCTCGATCGCAGCCGATCGACCGAACATTCTCCTTTACGATGAACCCACTGCCGGACTCGATCCCGTCGCTTCTACCCGCATCCAGACGGTAATTATGGAACTTCTCAAAGTAAAAAAAGCCTGTGGGGCCCATCTCATTGTCACCCACGTCCACAGCACCATCGAAAATACCACCGATCGCATCGTTTTTCTCTATAAAGGTCAATTTCAATGGGTTGGGCCGACTCAAGAGGCTTATCACTCGGAAATCCCCGTACTCAAGCAATTTTTTACCGGCAGTATCGACGGACCAATTCAGTAA
- a CDS encoding MlaD family protein, which produces MEAGGSQRGISPTLRQSGIGLMLLTSGGILIWFIAWLSNFSFGGRSYRASFLFPNVGGMMVGTRVGYRGVRIGQVTAITPEPEGVAVEVEISPADRLIPSNSLIEAIQSGLVGETTIDITPLQALPVGGVKEPPLSPNCNGEVIICNGSRLQGQSALNVNTLIRSLLRISNLVSDPDMVAGFRSFTQRAANALGGLDRFSGEATTALSEVRRSGTLGKVNSGMRSLESLPQVSGSLDRLSSDLSGVGGLSQEATTLLRSLQGSGGLRNLDATLVEARKTLLLVGETTEELRVFLAANQNRLIATLDSIKTTSDRLQTTLAALDPILTQVQKSQIIENLNTISANAVKLSENLGNFTAYLSDPATVVTLQQLLDSSRAAFANLQKITSDVDEITGNPQLRQEIIRLIQGLSRLVSSSEQLQQEFAQGQAMTRMAAQIATIAPNPAPNTPEKDPKKPRKSPEIND; this is translated from the coding sequence ATGGAAGCTGGCGGTTCACAACGGGGGATTTCCCCAACTCTCAGGCAAAGTGGTATCGGTTTAATGTTACTGACATCGGGGGGAATATTAATCTGGTTTATCGCCTGGTTAAGTAATTTTAGCTTCGGGGGACGCAGTTATCGCGCCAGCTTCCTTTTTCCTAATGTGGGTGGCATGATGGTGGGAACCCGCGTCGGTTATCGGGGAGTGAGAATCGGGCAAGTGACGGCAATTACCCCAGAACCGGAGGGAGTCGCCGTAGAAGTGGAGATTTCGCCAGCAGATCGCCTAATTCCCAGTAATTCCCTCATCGAAGCCATTCAATCCGGTTTAGTGGGTGAAACCACGATCGATATTACTCCCCTGCAAGCTTTACCCGTCGGTGGTGTCAAAGAACCCCCTTTGAGTCCTAACTGCAATGGGGAAGTGATTATCTGTAACGGTTCCCGTTTACAAGGGCAATCGGCGCTAAATGTCAATACCTTGATCAGATCTTTACTGAGAATTTCTAATCTAGTTAGCGATCCCGATATGGTGGCCGGATTTCGTTCCTTTACCCAACGCGCTGCCAATGCCTTGGGGGGACTCGATCGCTTTAGTGGTGAGGCAACCACCGCTTTAAGCGAGGTACGTCGCAGCGGTACTCTAGGTAAAGTTAATTCGGGTATGAGATCCCTAGAATCTTTACCGCAAGTATCCGGTTCCCTCGATCGCCTTTCTAGTGATCTTTCCGGTGTCGGGGGATTGAGTCAGGAAGCGACTACTTTACTGAGAAGTTTACAGGGAAGTGGCGGCCTGAGAAATTTAGACGCTACCCTAGTAGAGGCCCGAAAAACGCTGCTTTTGGTGGGAGAAACTACCGAAGAACTGCGGGTTTTTTTGGCAGCTAATCAAAATCGTTTAATTGCCACTCTCGATAGTATCAAAACTACTAGCGATCGCCTACAAACTACCCTCGCTGCTTTGGATCCGATTCTGACGCAAGTGCAGAAAAGCCAAATTATTGAGAATTTAAACACTATTTCGGCAAATGCTGTTAAATTAAGTGAAAATTTGGGAAATTTTACCGCTTATCTCTCCGATCCTGCCACTGTTGTCACCCTACAGCAACTCCTCGACTCCTCTCGCGCTGCTTTTGCCAATCTTCAGAAAATCACCTCGGATGTGGATGAAATTACCGGTAATCCGCAACTGCGACAGGAAATTATCCGTTTAATTCAGGGTTTAAGTCGTTTGGTTTCTTCTAGCGAACAATTACAGCAGGAATTCGCCCAAGGTCAAGCAATGACAAGAATGGCCGCCCAAATTGCGACAATAGCCCCAAATCCCGCCCCTAATACCCCAGAAAAAGACCCTAAGAAACCCAGAAAAAGCCCCGAAATAAATGATTAA
- a CDS encoding DUF5615 family PIN-like protein yields the protein MKIRFLLDENLSPKLKIAVQRINSTIDILRVGDADAPLLGTLDPNLLQYLELSQRLLITDNRSTMPNHLKDHWNTGGHTWGIIWLRPSGTISQWAESMILIWELTEAEEWIDRLDWIPL from the coding sequence ATGAAAATTCGGTTTTTGCTGGATGAAAATTTATCTCCTAAGCTAAAAATAGCGGTTCAACGTATCAATTCTACTATAGATATTTTGCGAGTTGGTGATGCGGATGCACCTCTTTTAGGGACACTTGATCCTAATTTATTGCAATATTTAGAATTATCCCAGAGACTGTTAATCACTGACAATAGAAGTACCATGCCCAATCATTTAAAAGATCATTGGAACACGGGAGGTCACACTTGGGGAATTATTTGGTTACGCCCTAGCGGTACAATTAGTCAATGGGCTGAATCAATGATTTTAATCTGGGAATTAACAGAAGCTGAAGAATGGATTGATCGCTTAGATTGGATTCCTTTATGA
- a CDS encoding DUF433 domain-containing protein — MQLEDYFEFVAVDNIQLKGHRIGIEDVLKYYRQGYSPQEILQELPTLNLEKIYATLTYYYHNQAQIDLYLVKLERQREQHYQQWLETSSPLIDRLRKAKIKKEQEYLQKA, encoded by the coding sequence ATGCAGTTAGAAGATTATTTTGAATTTGTAGCAGTAGATAATATTCAATTAAAAGGACATCGTATTGGCATTGAGGACGTACTGAAATACTATCGACAAGGTTATAGTCCTCAAGAAATTCTCCAAGAATTACCAACTCTAAATTTAGAAAAAATTTATGCCACTTTGACCTATTATTATCACAATCAAGCACAAATCGATCTCTATCTTGTCAAGCTAGAAAGACAACGGGAACAACATTATCAACAGTGGCTAGAAACATCATCTCCTTTAATTGATCGTTTAAGAAAAGCAAAAATTAAAAAGGAGCAGGAGTATTTACAAAAAGCATGA
- a CDS encoding choice-of-anchor C family PEP-CTERM protein, producing MIITPVQAANLIQNGSFENGANPGLFQTINTGSTVITGWTVSQGSIDYIGTLWQASNGSRSLDLGAGASPGGIKQTFNTTVGGTYRVTFDLAGNPNASPIIKDMRVSAGGSSADFSFNTTGKSNSNMGWLSKSWDFTANSTTTTLEFIDLTNSFAGPALDNVSVIALSPPPTPTPIPEPSSVLGLLSLGVLGISSALKRQS from the coding sequence TTGATCATCACCCCTGTACAGGCAGCAAATTTGATTCAAAATGGCAGTTTTGAGAACGGTGCAAACCCTGGTCTTTTTCAAACAATTAATACTGGTTCCACGGTAATTACAGGATGGACGGTTAGCCAAGGATCAATCGATTATATCGGTACATTATGGCAAGCTTCTAATGGTTCTAGAAGTCTGGACCTAGGTGCAGGAGCGAGTCCTGGTGGAATTAAGCAAACCTTTAACACAACTGTCGGTGGGACTTATCGGGTGACTTTTGATCTGGCGGGTAATCCCAACGCAAGTCCTATTATTAAAGACATGAGAGTGAGTGCGGGAGGAAGTTCTGCTGATTTTTCTTTTAATACAACAGGAAAAAGCAATTCAAATATGGGATGGCTATCAAAATCTTGGGATTTTACCGCTAACAGTACAACCACTACCCTTGAGTTTATCGATTTAACTAATAGCTTTGCTGGTCCTGCGTTGGATAATGTCTCGGTGATAGCTCTTTCCCCTCCTCCTACTCCTACTCCTATCCCCGAACCTTCATCAGTGCTAGGATTATTGAGTTTAGGAGTATTAGGAATTAGTTCTGCTTTAAAACGTCAATCTTAA